Proteins from a genomic interval of Harpia harpyja isolate bHarHar1 chromosome 9, bHarHar1 primary haplotype, whole genome shotgun sequence:
- the LOC128146448 gene encoding uncharacterized protein LOC128146448 isoform X1 — MEVRLAGGFLPLLLLAWLPAAELADLFSATIDVSVGLDLVLQCLLQTGLSSTAGEVKWFNTTQNEQNKGGVEMKNGSAQLVFTSVSKAHTGTYACRMENMRNMSRNRCSQQKECGSQPGKSVITMECMFQILLENHTVHVKSWYKDAGLEVGSQTNTTALRENCTNLTSTGMHAANMKICGCAVLITTINLTGTVNGTQGTVPSCGLGTPQSNVTEKETWTGLRFLLCIIFGLAVGTLLYMPIIGILLWQCRRNREGKLTSKQVAEGDQLSTAAPVTGTEDLTYVNLKFEKKGTKPAASDVVYTEIKPSQQKQSGRDAGAANEGVDVSPEGEGK, encoded by the exons ATGGAGGTCCGGCTGGCTGGTGGCTTTCTGCCCCTGCTGCTCCTCGCCTGGCTGCCTGCTG cagaacttGCTGACCTGTTTTCAGCCACGATCGATGTGTCGGTAGGGTTAGATCTCGTCTTGCAGTGTCTCCTCCAGACAGGCTTGAGCAGCACTGCCGGGGAGGTGAAGTGGTTTAATACCACCCAAAACGAGCAGAACAAAGGTGGTGTGGAGATGAAGAACGGTTCTGCCCAGCTTGTCTTCACCAGTGTGAGCAAAGCACATACAGGAACATACGCATGCAGGATGGAGAACATGAGGAACATGTCCAGGAACAGATGCTCCCAACAGAAAGAGTGTG GGAGCCAGCCAGGAAAGTCAGTCATCACCATGGAGTGCATGTTCCAGATTTTGTTAGAGAATCACACAGTACATGTGAAGTCGTGGTACAAAGATGCAGGTCTGGAGGTGGGGAGTCAAACCAACACCACGGCTCTGAGAGAAAACTGTACCAATCTGACCAGCACCGGCATGCATGCAGCCAACATGAAAATCTGTGGGTGTGCGGTGCTCATCACAACAATAAACTTGACAGGCACTGTAAACGGCACACAAGGGACAGTTCCCA GCTGTGGCCTTGGGACACCTCAGTCCAATGTCACCGAGAAGGAGACCTGGACAG GACTCAGATTCCTCCTGTGCATCATCTTTGGCTTAGCGGTCGGGACGCTTCTTTACATGCCAATAATTGGCATTCTGCTGTGGCAGTGCAGAAGGAACAGAGAAG GAAAGCTCACAAGCAAGCAAGTGGCGGAAGGGGATCAGCTCAGCACG gcagccccagTGACAGGGACTGAGGACCTGACCTACGTCAACCTGAAGTTTGAAAAGAAGGGGACAAAACCCGCCGCCTCCGATGTCGTTTACACCGAGATCAAACCATCACAACAAAAGCAGAGCGGCAGGGATGCTGGTGCTGCCAACGAAGGAGTGGATGTCTCCCCTGAGGGAGAAGGCAAatga
- the LOC128146448 gene encoding uncharacterized protein LOC128146448 isoform X2: MEVRLAGGFLPLLLLAWLPAELADLFSATIDVSVGLDLVLQCLLQTGLSSTAGEVKWFNTTQNEQNKGGVEMKNGSAQLVFTSVSKAHTGTYACRMENMRNMSRNRCSQQKECGSQPGKSVITMECMFQILLENHTVHVKSWYKDAGLEVGSQTNTTALRENCTNLTSTGMHAANMKICGCAVLITTINLTGTVNGTQGTVPSCGLGTPQSNVTEKETWTGLRFLLCIIFGLAVGTLLYMPIIGILLWQCRRNREGKLTSKQVAEGDQLSTAAPVTGTEDLTYVNLKFEKKGTKPAASDVVYTEIKPSQQKQSGRDAGAANEGVDVSPEGEGK, translated from the exons ATGGAGGTCCGGCTGGCTGGTGGCTTTCTGCCCCTGCTGCTCCTCGCCTGGCTGCCTGCTG aacttGCTGACCTGTTTTCAGCCACGATCGATGTGTCGGTAGGGTTAGATCTCGTCTTGCAGTGTCTCCTCCAGACAGGCTTGAGCAGCACTGCCGGGGAGGTGAAGTGGTTTAATACCACCCAAAACGAGCAGAACAAAGGTGGTGTGGAGATGAAGAACGGTTCTGCCCAGCTTGTCTTCACCAGTGTGAGCAAAGCACATACAGGAACATACGCATGCAGGATGGAGAACATGAGGAACATGTCCAGGAACAGATGCTCCCAACAGAAAGAGTGTG GGAGCCAGCCAGGAAAGTCAGTCATCACCATGGAGTGCATGTTCCAGATTTTGTTAGAGAATCACACAGTACATGTGAAGTCGTGGTACAAAGATGCAGGTCTGGAGGTGGGGAGTCAAACCAACACCACGGCTCTGAGAGAAAACTGTACCAATCTGACCAGCACCGGCATGCATGCAGCCAACATGAAAATCTGTGGGTGTGCGGTGCTCATCACAACAATAAACTTGACAGGCACTGTAAACGGCACACAAGGGACAGTTCCCA GCTGTGGCCTTGGGACACCTCAGTCCAATGTCACCGAGAAGGAGACCTGGACAG GACTCAGATTCCTCCTGTGCATCATCTTTGGCTTAGCGGTCGGGACGCTTCTTTACATGCCAATAATTGGCATTCTGCTGTGGCAGTGCAGAAGGAACAGAGAAG GAAAGCTCACAAGCAAGCAAGTGGCGGAAGGGGATCAGCTCAGCACG gcagccccagTGACAGGGACTGAGGACCTGACCTACGTCAACCTGAAGTTTGAAAAGAAGGGGACAAAACCCGCCGCCTCCGATGTCGTTTACACCGAGATCAAACCATCACAACAAAAGCAGAGCGGCAGGGATGCTGGTGCTGCCAACGAAGGAGTGGATGTCTCCCCTGAGGGAGAAGGCAAatga
- the CIAPIN1 gene encoding anamorsin isoform X1, whose amino-acid sequence MKSWLRTFFLERNMGAQQPAETPCSPLGCILKHWGKFGGDPLTKKKLTEYCTQCWPKYKLDDGEKGPEKGSLNYNTILQLMLFCRRLDKWDEVPYVDLFFSLRNNHEIWKKCNLLTSDSNVMMIMEDIKKAPMCCSACSIGKKCLKLEEEEEDIQTLVAPDKESVTSGGGDSERGSEALSPIAGRTRAQQHPVVQTPLRQADGMPVYVKVPFTPEEKRMVIEKAREENEQQNARDGPDRLMPIQEPNWNLNLSTGRLMINNQHHQLILYGIKNEVSRPKNLAKLYQVVQGKTEDPSAFYERLCEVARKLTDLDSEDEANKITFTMLFVGQSAPGIRRKLQKVDGMSKMTISQLIEIAYKVYNNRDEAEKKEN is encoded by the coding sequence ATGAAATCTTGGTTGAGAACGTTCTTTCTGGAGAGAAATATGGGTGCCCAGCAGCCAGCAGAAACTCCTTGTTCCCCATTaggttgtattttaaaacattgggGCAAGTTTGGAGGGGATCCCCTAACAAAAAAGAAGCTGACAGAGTACTGTACTCAGTGCTGGCCAAAATATAAATTGGATGATGGGGAAAAAGGGCCAGAAAAGGGATCATTGAACTATAATACAATTTtacaattaatgttgttttgcaGAAGATTGGATAAATGGGATGAGGTGCCATATGTTGATCTGTTCTTCTCGTTAAGGAACAATcatgaaatatggaaaaaatgtaatttgttaacTTCTGACTCAAATGTAATGATGATAATGGAAGATATTAAGAAGGCACCAATGTGTTGTTCTGCTTGTAGTATTGGGAAAAAGTGCCTAAaactggaagaggaggaggaggatatcCAGACGTTAGTAGCTCCAGATAAGGAAAGTGTTACTAGTGGGGGAGGAGATAGTGAAAGGGGTAGTGAAGCTTTGAGTCCAATAGCAGGTAGAACTCGAGCACAACAGCATCCTGTAGTTCAGACCCCCCTTCGCCAAGCAGACGGTATGCCGGTATATGTAAAAGTACCATTTacaccagaagaaaaaagaatggttATAGAAAAGGCAAGGGAGGAGAATGAACAGCAGAATGCCAGAGATGGCCCTGACAGGCTTATGCCAATTCAGGAGCCTAATTGGAACCTGAATTTGAGTACAGGGAGGTTGATGATTAATAACCAACACCACCAGCTAATTTTGTATGGAATAAAGAATGAGGTATCTAGACCAAAGAACCTTGCTAAATTATATCAAGTGGTACAAGGTAAAACAGAAGATCCATCTGCTTTTTATGAACGATTATGCGAGGTGGCCAGAAAATTGACAGATTTAGACTCTGAAGATGAAGccaataaaattacttttaccaTGCTCTTTGTAGGACAATCAGCACCTGGTATAAGAAGGAAATTACAGAAGGTGGATGGAATGTCTAAGATGACAATATCCCAGCTGATTGAAATTGCCTATAAGGTATACAATAACAGAGACGaggctgagaaaaaagaaaattaa